A single genomic interval of Methanooceanicella nereidis harbors:
- the pscS gene encoding O-phospho-L-seryl-tRNA:Cys-tRNA synthase, which yields MSKDIPLQKYGFVKRDTPRKINLDPLQTGGILTPEANQALMEWGDGYSVCDYCAGILDEIKTPPIFDFIHKALPEFLGCDQARVTNGAREAKFAIMHSICKEGDWVVMDGNAHYSSLVAAERSRLNVKLVEKTPSPEYRIDPEGYGKAIEEIKESTGNVPSMALVTYPDGSYGNLPDVKAISRIVHSYGVPLLVNGAYAIGRMPFNAKDLGADFIAGSGHKSMASCGPIGVLGVSNEYAPKVLERSKFNKNKEIESLGCTARGATIMTMIASFPSVYERTKPENWQKEIENARWFSSELENMGMRQLGDRPHNHDLMFFETPVFYEISKKADRYFLYRELKSRSIHGIKPGLTKFFKLSTFGVGRENLGMVVDAFKEIIQKYEA from the coding sequence ATGTCAAAAGATATTCCCTTGCAAAAGTACGGGTTTGTGAAAAGAGATACCCCGAGAAAAATTAATCTTGACCCGCTTCAGACGGGCGGCATACTGACGCCTGAAGCGAACCAGGCATTGATGGAATGGGGGGACGGGTATTCCGTATGCGATTACTGCGCCGGGATACTTGATGAGATCAAGACCCCTCCCATATTCGATTTTATTCATAAGGCGCTGCCGGAGTTCCTGGGATGCGACCAGGCCCGGGTGACCAACGGCGCCAGGGAAGCAAAGTTCGCCATTATGCACTCCATATGTAAAGAGGGTGACTGGGTGGTGATGGACGGCAATGCGCACTACTCGTCTCTGGTAGCCGCTGAGCGATCGAGGCTTAACGTCAAGCTCGTCGAGAAGACACCGTCCCCCGAATACCGAATAGACCCGGAAGGATACGGGAAGGCGATAGAGGAAATAAAGGAAAGCACAGGCAATGTGCCCTCAATGGCACTGGTCACGTATCCTGACGGCAGCTATGGTAACCTGCCGGACGTTAAAGCGATATCAAGGATCGTACACAGCTATGGCGTGCCTTTACTTGTGAACGGAGCATACGCGATAGGCCGCATGCCTTTCAACGCAAAAGACCTGGGAGCCGATTTCATCGCCGGGAGCGGGCATAAGTCCATGGCGTCCTGCGGCCCGATAGGCGTGCTCGGCGTTAGCAACGAATACGCCCCGAAGGTCCTGGAACGGTCAAAGTTCAATAAGAACAAAGAGATCGAGTCACTGGGTTGTACTGCAAGAGGCGCTACCATAATGACCATGATAGCGTCATTCCCCTCGGTTTATGAGCGCACAAAGCCCGAGAACTGGCAAAAGGAGATTGAAAACGCCAGGTGGTTCTCTTCAGAGTTAGAAAACATGGGCATGAGGCAACTTGGCGACCGCCCCCACAACCACGACCTTATGTTTTTCGAGACTCCGGTCTTTTACGAAATATCGAAGAAAGCCGACAGGTATTTCCTATACCGCGAGCTGAAATCGCGCAGCATCCACGGCATAAAACCCGGGCTCACCAAGTTCTTTAAGCTAAGCACGTTCGGAGTGGGCAGAGAAAATCTCGGGATGGTCGTTGACGCTTTTAAAGAGATCATTCAAAAATATGAAGCGTAA
- a CDS encoding HEAT repeat domain-containing protein — MATDGNMDARTAQTHDISDLRRKKDLPGIVNVLRTADDPSLRKEAAWTLGEIGASDSARALIEALKDNDWKVRRESAWALGKIGRPAIDHLILALNDKEGYVQRNAAEALGWIGDERAVGPLMIALKDNGWYVRRDAACALGKIGDPRAVELLIESLRDENNKVRREAAWALGKLGDRRALEPLEKALSDADPGVRDIAQDALKKGKLTVIENDNDVERKPFSAEEKVDKSVIIDTLICSLSSKDAFIRRDAARMLGNMKDPRAVEPLINTLSDTEWSIRQAASESLGNIGDKRAVRSLIVALKDTSWYVRKNAARALGKIGDHAAVEPLSCLLRDEARFVREDAAWALGETGDPIVVDVLKKALSDEDPDVRMNASEALKKLVEPLILALKSDDANVRENAASSLGKIGDARAVKPLIDALKDDDAVVRESVVEALGKISDKSAVEPLISVLRSEHGYVKKDAAYALGMIKDARAVEPLIEALKDTDWYVRKDAAWALGEIGDGKAAKPLIALLKDSDKVVQKNAAEGLGKLPNCSLKFIKLQRRS, encoded by the coding sequence ATGGCTACCGATGGAAATATGGATGCCCGAACCGCACAGACCCATGACATCAGCGACCTCAGGAGGAAGAAAGACCTGCCGGGCATTGTCAATGTACTCAGGACGGCAGATGACCCTTCTTTGAGGAAAGAGGCTGCATGGACGCTGGGGGAGATAGGAGCTTCGGATTCCGCCAGGGCGCTGATCGAAGCCCTAAAGGATAACGACTGGAAGGTCCGGAGGGAATCCGCATGGGCCCTGGGGAAGATAGGCAGGCCTGCCATAGATCATCTTATTCTTGCATTGAATGATAAAGAAGGATACGTACAGAGAAATGCGGCAGAAGCACTGGGCTGGATAGGGGATGAACGTGCAGTCGGGCCTTTGATGATAGCCCTCAAGGACAATGGATGGTATGTCCGAAGGGATGCCGCATGCGCACTGGGGAAGATAGGTGACCCTCGTGCTGTGGAGCTTTTAATAGAGTCGCTAAGAGATGAAAACAATAAGGTCAGGCGCGAGGCGGCATGGGCACTTGGTAAGCTGGGAGACAGGCGGGCCCTGGAGCCGCTGGAAAAAGCTTTATCGGACGCTGATCCCGGGGTCAGGGACATCGCTCAAGACGCCCTTAAGAAAGGGAAATTAACAGTAATAGAAAATGACAATGACGTAGAGCGAAAACCATTCTCGGCCGAAGAAAAAGTCGATAAGTCAGTGATCATCGACACCCTGATCTGTTCCCTTAGCAGCAAAGACGCATTCATAAGGCGTGACGCTGCCCGTATGTTAGGAAATATGAAGGATCCGCGGGCAGTTGAGCCGCTGATTAACACATTATCGGACACCGAATGGTCCATAAGGCAGGCTGCCTCGGAATCCCTTGGAAATATCGGAGATAAAAGAGCTGTCAGATCACTGATAGTCGCTTTAAAGGATACTAGCTGGTATGTCAGGAAGAACGCTGCCCGTGCACTGGGAAAAATTGGCGACCATGCTGCAGTAGAGCCGCTTTCCTGCCTGTTAAGGGACGAGGCAAGGTTCGTGCGTGAGGATGCGGCGTGGGCGCTGGGAGAGACGGGCGACCCGATAGTTGTGGACGTGCTGAAAAAAGCATTAAGCGATGAAGACCCGGATGTCAGAATGAATGCGTCCGAAGCCCTTAAAAAGCTGGTAGAGCCGCTGATCCTAGCTCTGAAAAGCGATGATGCGAACGTTAGAGAGAATGCCGCGTCTTCGCTGGGAAAGATAGGTGATGCCAGGGCAGTGAAGCCATTAATAGACGCGCTAAAAGACGATGACGCAGTAGTGAGGGAAAGCGTCGTCGAAGCCCTTGGAAAAATATCGGATAAGTCTGCGGTGGAACCGTTGATCAGCGTCTTAAGATCGGAGCATGGCTACGTTAAGAAAGACGCTGCATATGCACTGGGAATGATAAAAGATGCTCGCGCTGTGGAACCTTTGATAGAGGCGCTAAAAGATACTGACTGGTATGTCAGGAAAGACGCAGCATGGGCGCTGGGCGAGATAGGCGACGGGAAGGCCGCGAAGCCCCTTATAGCCCTGTTAAAGGACAGCGATAAGGTAGTCCAGAAAAATGCGGCCGAAGGGCTCGGAAAGCTTCCTAATTGTAGTCTTAAGTTCATAAAATTACAGCGGCGATCGTAA
- a CDS encoding PAS domain S-box protein, which produces MNSRDIFSADQDRYRILFVEDDRDQVELCKNIFFEHNISADIANDSNRAVQLAMFNAYDAILLDYNVHGSMSNDLIKGLKRLNIEAPLLMLTGKDPSSITVEAIKSIFYGAYAHLDKCPGYHEKIPHFISSNVNRFRMQKLREQMKDDVKRFEYTVENISEYVVMTDPSGTITYANGSFNDRYGYLKGDVIGRDISVIMDPDDVKDKLQRVMLNNNPRGWSGELTTVTRQGEKIESLMTIMAIRNDTGSILSYVILSRDITERKRAEKELAKSRDFYLTLFEGFPAMIWRSGVDGKYDYFNRSWLDFTGKSLESQAGFGWAKSIYHEDIKARIDTYVEAFRLRRPFEMEYRLLRHDGEYRWVIDMGRPFFDQDGKFAGYIGSCYDITERKEAERALKESEERFRYMSFHDNLTGLYNRAFFEMTMNSLNEEGFDVLSIICIDIDGLKMINDAFGHKAGDELLVAASNILTQAFMDIDIISRVGGDEICVIMPDADEALASARKEEIISLLKKYNDKSPHLPISMSIGIASSSEGVSNKIYDIYQRADDDMYKYKLSQSDSPRSNIVDLLLAALAERDFIAHGHSERMSMMAERMADAIGLPDVQKRDLILLAKVHDIGKVGVSDKILLKPGKLTDDEYEQMKKHSWIGYNIANRSRELSHIASLILHHHECWDGAGYPDGLKGENIPLVCRIISIIDSYDAMTSKRPYRDAMSKKEAIEELKRCSGTQFEPSLVDEFIELVENQIMEHVSPASKNRKKKTMIKY; this is translated from the coding sequence ATGAATTCCAGGGATATATTTTCTGCAGATCAAGATAGATACAGGATATTGTTCGTGGAGGATGACAGAGACCAGGTCGAGCTCTGCAAAAACATCTTTTTCGAGCATAACATATCGGCAGATATCGCCAATGATTCGAACAGGGCCGTCCAGCTAGCCATGTTCAACGCGTATGATGCCATACTCCTGGATTATAACGTTCACGGGTCGATGAGCAATGACCTGATAAAAGGCTTAAAGCGGCTGAACATAGAAGCTCCCTTGCTAATGCTTACGGGAAAAGACCCTTCGTCGATCACGGTCGAGGCAATAAAGAGTATTTTTTACGGGGCTTATGCGCACCTGGATAAATGTCCCGGGTATCATGAAAAGATCCCGCATTTCATTTCAAGCAACGTGAACAGGTTCAGGATGCAAAAGCTCAGGGAGCAAATGAAGGATGACGTCAAGCGCTTTGAATACACTGTGGAGAATATCAGCGAGTACGTCGTAATGACCGACCCCTCCGGAACGATAACTTACGCTAACGGGTCTTTCAACGACAGGTACGGATACCTGAAAGGCGATGTCATCGGCAGGGACATCTCTGTCATTATGGATCCCGATGACGTGAAAGATAAACTGCAAAGGGTAATGCTGAACAACAATCCGCGCGGCTGGAGCGGCGAGCTTACTACCGTTACCAGGCAAGGCGAAAAGATCGAGTCGCTGATGACCATAATGGCCATCAGGAACGATACCGGCAGCATACTATCATACGTGATCCTCTCGAGGGACATAACAGAAAGAAAGCGGGCGGAAAAAGAGCTTGCAAAGTCCAGGGATTTTTACCTCACCCTGTTCGAAGGGTTCCCGGCGATGATTTGGCGTTCCGGGGTGGACGGCAAGTACGACTATTTTAATCGAAGCTGGCTGGACTTTACAGGTAAAAGCCTGGAGAGCCAGGCAGGGTTTGGCTGGGCGAAATCAATATATCACGAAGATATCAAGGCCAGGATAGATACATATGTGGAGGCTTTCAGGCTGCGAAGGCCATTCGAGATGGAATACAGGCTTCTTCGCCACGACGGAGAATACAGGTGGGTCATCGACATGGGACGGCCTTTCTTTGACCAGGACGGAAAATTCGCAGGGTATATCGGCTCCTGCTATGACATCACGGAGCGAAAGGAAGCCGAGAGAGCCCTGAAGGAAAGCGAAGAGAGATTCAGGTACATGAGCTTCCACGATAATCTCACCGGATTATACAACCGGGCATTTTTCGAGATGACCATGAACAGCCTTAACGAAGAAGGCTTTGATGTCCTGAGCATCATCTGTATCGACATCGACGGCCTCAAGATGATAAATGACGCTTTCGGGCATAAGGCGGGAGATGAGCTGCTTGTCGCAGCGTCTAACATCCTGACTCAAGCATTTATGGACATAGATATAATTTCCAGGGTTGGAGGTGACGAGATATGCGTGATAATGCCCGATGCCGACGAAGCGCTTGCATCCGCCAGAAAAGAAGAGATCATCAGTCTCCTGAAGAAATATAACGATAAAAGCCCGCATTTGCCCATCAGCATGTCGATCGGCATAGCATCCTCATCCGAAGGAGTTTCAAATAAGATCTATGACATATATCAAAGAGCGGACGATGATATGTATAAGTATAAGCTCAGCCAGTCGGACAGCCCGAGAAGCAATATCGTCGACCTGCTTCTGGCGGCGCTGGCCGAAAGGGACTTCATAGCCCACGGCCATTCTGAAAGAATGTCCATGATGGCGGAGAGGATGGCTGATGCGATAGGGTTGCCGGATGTCCAGAAAAGAGATCTGATCCTTCTAGCGAAAGTTCATGACATCGGAAAGGTGGGAGTATCCGATAAAATTCTTTTAAAGCCGGGAAAGCTTACCGATGACGAATATGAGCAGATGAAAAAACATTCCTGGATCGGATACAACATCGCGAACCGTTCAAGGGAGCTGTCCCATATCGCGAGCCTTATACTGCACCATCATGAGTGCTGGGACGGCGCCGGTTATCCGGACGGGCTTAAGGGAGAGAATATCCCCCTGGTATGCAGGATCATAAGCATCATAGACTCGTATGACGCTATGACAAGCAAACGACCTTACAGGGATGCCATGAGCAAGAAAGAAGCGATCGAGGAGCTGAAGAGATGCTCCGGCACACAGTTTGAGCCGAGCCTGGTGGACGAGTTCATAGAACTTGTTGAAAACCAGATAATGGAACATGTTTCTCCTGCATCGAAAAACAGAAAAAAGAAAACCATGATAAAATATTGA
- the nifS gene encoding cysteine desulfurase NifS: MDRIYLDNSATTRVSEEVMEAMMPYFHKKFGNASSLHTSGREAREAVEKARQQVAGALGADTKEIVFTSGGTESDNLAIIGVARAYCTKGNHIITSSIEHSAVYETCHHLEKQGFKVTYVPVDSDGIIKAEELKAAIRPETTLITVMHINNEIGTIQPLEDISEIAKENEIIVHTDAVQSLGKVNVDVDELGIDLLSISGHKLHGPKGIGALFIRKGTKIKSQSFGGGQERGLRCGTENVPGIVGLGQACESAARNLDGNSAKMRRLRDRLISGALKIDKVRLNGHPAKRSPNNANLSFSFVEGESLLLMLDMNGIDVSTGSACSSKELEPSHVLIAMGLSPEEAHGSIRFTNSHYNTDREIDYVLEKLPEIVAKLREMSPLYRPAAR, encoded by the coding sequence ATGGACAGGATATATCTGGATAACAGCGCCACTACACGTGTCAGCGAAGAGGTAATGGAAGCGATGATGCCTTATTTTCATAAAAAATTCGGTAACGCTTCGAGCCTTCATACTTCAGGGAGAGAGGCGAGGGAAGCAGTGGAGAAAGCCAGGCAGCAGGTAGCCGGTGCCTTAGGCGCGGACACGAAAGAGATAGTGTTCACGTCGGGCGGGACCGAGTCCGATAACCTTGCGATCATTGGCGTCGCCAGGGCTTACTGTACAAAGGGAAACCACATTATAACCTCTTCCATAGAGCACTCTGCGGTCTATGAGACATGCCATCATCTCGAAAAACAGGGATTCAAGGTCACATACGTGCCCGTGGACAGTGACGGCATAATAAAGGCCGAAGAGCTAAAAGCCGCCATAAGGCCGGAGACCACGCTCATCACTGTAATGCACATTAACAATGAGATCGGGACGATCCAGCCGTTAGAGGACATCTCGGAGATAGCGAAGGAAAATGAGATTATCGTCCATACAGACGCTGTCCAGAGCCTGGGAAAAGTGAACGTGGACGTAGATGAGCTGGGCATAGACCTTCTTTCCATTTCGGGCCATAAGCTACACGGCCCTAAGGGCATAGGGGCGCTGTTCATCAGAAAAGGGACTAAAATAAAATCGCAGAGCTTTGGAGGAGGACAGGAAAGGGGATTACGGTGCGGTACGGAGAACGTTCCGGGAATAGTCGGGCTGGGGCAGGCATGCGAGTCTGCCGCAAGGAACCTTGATGGGAACTCGGCAAAGATGAGGAGGCTCCGGGACAGGCTAATTAGCGGGGCGTTAAAGATCGATAAGGTCAGGCTTAACGGACACCCGGCAAAGCGCTCCCCTAATAACGCCAACCTGAGCTTCAGTTTTGTGGAAGGCGAGTCCCTGCTTTTAATGCTGGACATGAACGGCATAGACGTGTCTACCGGATCGGCCTGCTCCTCAAAAGAGCTCGAGCCTTCACATGTGCTGATAGCCATGGGCCTGTCACCCGAGGAAGCTCATGGGTCGATAAGGTTCACCAACAGCCATTATAACACTGACCGGGAGATCGACTACGTTCTTGAGAAGCTTCCTGAGATTGTCGCTAAGCTGAGAGAGATGTCGCCGCTCTATAGACCGGCGGCGAGATAG
- the nifU gene encoding Fe-S cluster assembly scaffold protein NifU translates to MYTPKVMEHFSNPRNVGEIPDADGIGEVGNPKCGDMMTIYIKVENDRIKDIKFKTFGCGAAIATSSVITMMAKGKTLDEALDITRDQVAEELGGLPPVKMHCSNLAADALKAAIGDYRKRQTTDIVSR, encoded by the coding sequence ATGTATACTCCGAAAGTCATGGAACATTTTTCTAACCCCCGGAATGTCGGCGAGATACCTGACGCTGACGGCATCGGGGAAGTGGGTAATCCAAAGTGCGGCGATATGATGACCATTTATATTAAGGTCGAAAATGACAGGATAAAGGATATCAAGTTCAAGACATTTGGATGCGGAGCGGCGATCGCCACAAGCAGCGTGATCACGATGATGGCAAAGGGCAAGACCCTTGACGAAGCTCTGGACATCACAAGGGACCAGGTGGCAGAAGAGCTTGGCGGATTACCCCCGGTGAAGATGCACTGCTCGAACCTTGCGGCAGATGCGCTGAAGGCTGCCATAGGCGATTATAGAAAGAGACAGACAACAGATATCGTGAGCAGGTGA
- a CDS encoding 30S ribosomal protein S3ae, whose protein sequence is MARKAGKKVDTFRAKNWYQVLAPAEFNRVNIGETLADVPEKMVGRIMEATLGDITGDWTKQNTKMIFRIDEIGGNNAYTSFLGHEMTKDYMRSLVKRRTSKIDANIVAVSKDGYKLRIKPLIFTVKRARTSQIESIRKVMVDVVNARAKELNFNELVNEVVTGKVASEIYKATKNIYPLRRAEVGKSELVYRPPVAAQKPAQPETTTTA, encoded by the coding sequence ATGGCGAGAAAAGCAGGAAAGAAAGTTGACACATTCCGTGCAAAGAACTGGTATCAGGTTCTTGCGCCGGCCGAGTTCAACAGGGTCAATATCGGCGAGACGCTCGCGGACGTACCCGAAAAGATGGTCGGCAGGATCATGGAAGCCACTCTGGGCGACATTACCGGAGACTGGACCAAGCAGAACACCAAGATGATTTTCAGGATCGACGAGATCGGCGGCAACAACGCTTACACTTCATTCTTAGGACACGAGATGACAAAGGACTACATGCGTTCCCTTGTAAAGAGGAGGACCTCGAAGATCGATGCGAACATAGTAGCCGTCAGCAAGGATGGATACAAGCTCCGTATCAAGCCTTTAATATTCACTGTCAAGAGGGCAAGGACAAGCCAGATCGAGAGCATCCGCAAGGTCATGGTAGACGTTGTTAACGCAAGGGCAAAGGAACTTAACTTCAACGAGCTGGTCAACGAGGTAGTCACCGGAAAGGTAGCCTCTGAGATATACAAGGCCACGAAGAACATCTACCCGCTCCGCAGGGCAGAGGTCGGCAAATCCGAACTCGTCTACAGGCCGCCAGTAGCCGCACAGAAGCCGGCTCAGCCTGAGACGACCACCACTGCATAA